A section of the Nitrososphaerota archaeon genome encodes:
- a CDS encoding APC family permease — protein MAKNGSSPDSNGSEDAQLKRVVGIWGSFSMGYADVGADIYIALGLVALFAGNASPIAFAVAAITYIATGLGYAELASTYPVAGGAQYYSLKAFGPLHGFLAGWGLMLDYTIDIALFALASIGYFGSLVKMFTGNAILLSSPYFGWAAIILILLLIGLNIFGIRWSSAFNQFFVLMNLVIISLVLIVGLAFVSATGGLAAWAANVQSVGTNPSWGNLAYATSIAMVSYVGIESISQAAEETRYPKRVIPKATKWVILAVVVMTVASSLLSVTLISTEALSANSQAPMIAVVASLPFIGALLSIIIAFTGFAMCYVSTNTGVIGVSRVTFSMGRLKLFPSFFGRIHPRYRTPYITITVFSLVAIGIILLNNELPGVDLLGLIASLYNFGALVAYMYVNLSLIELRVKDPRPRAWKSPLNLNIPYKGGKCEVPMTGVIGFLSCMVVWILIVGTHPAGRVIGTIWFTVGFIIYLILRRRAKRPSSLSPGMIGEDNGS, from the coding sequence TTGGCTAAAAACGGTTCTTCTCCGGATTCTAATGGCTCCGAGGATGCTCAGCTGAAACGGGTAGTAGGAATCTGGGGCTCCTTCTCAATGGGTTACGCCGATGTAGGTGCAGACATCTACATAGCTCTTGGGCTGGTCGCACTGTTCGCAGGCAACGCTTCCCCAATAGCATTTGCAGTGGCCGCTATAACCTATATTGCGACTGGGTTAGGTTACGCTGAGCTAGCATCCACCTATCCTGTGGCCGGTGGAGCCCAATATTATTCTCTGAAGGCCTTTGGTCCTCTTCACGGCTTCCTAGCAGGATGGGGACTTATGCTTGACTACACGATAGATATCGCGTTGTTCGCTTTAGCCTCGATAGGCTACTTCGGCTCTCTAGTCAAGATGTTCACCGGCAACGCCATCCTTCTATCATCACCCTACTTCGGCTGGGCTGCAATCATCCTGATACTGTTGCTGATAGGTTTGAACATATTCGGGATAAGATGGTCATCAGCATTCAACCAGTTCTTCGTGCTGATGAACCTAGTCATAATCTCCCTCGTACTTATAGTAGGGCTGGCGTTCGTATCAGCCACCGGCGGCTTAGCGGCCTGGGCCGCTAATGTTCAATCTGTAGGCACCAATCCCTCATGGGGCAACTTGGCGTACGCCACCTCTATAGCTATGGTCTCCTACGTAGGCATCGAATCTATTTCGCAGGCTGCCGAAGAGACGAGGTATCCTAAACGGGTCATACCTAAAGCCACCAAATGGGTGATCTTAGCTGTCGTCGTTATGACTGTAGCATCATCGCTTCTCTCAGTAACATTGATATCCACAGAGGCGTTGAGCGCCAACTCCCAAGCGCCTATGATAGCTGTCGTCGCTAGTCTCCCCTTCATCGGCGCACTTCTCAGCATAATCATCGCCTTCACAGGCTTCGCTATGTGTTACGTGTCAACTAACACAGGGGTTATCGGTGTCTCACGTGTCACCTTCTCAATGGGGCGTCTCAAACTCTTCCCATCCTTCTTCGGAAGAATACATCCAAGATATCGCACACCCTACATCACGATAACCGTCTTCTCTCTAGTCGCAATCGGCATAATTCTTCTAAACAACGAGCTGCCCGGAGTAGATCTCCTCGGACTCATAGCTTCACTTTACAACTTCGGCGCGCTCGTCGCATACATGTACGTGAACCTATCGTTGATTGAGCTTAGAGTAAAAGATCCTCGTCCAAGAGCTTGGAAGAGCCCTCTCAACCTGAACATACCGTATAAAGGCGGAAAATGCGAAGTTCCGATGACTGGGGTAATCGGCTTTCTCTCCTGCATGGTCGTCTGGATCCTGATAGTTGGGACTCACCCTGCGGGAAGAGTCATAGGAACCATCTGGTTCACCGTTGGGTTCATAATCTACCTCATCCTTAGACGTAGAGCGAAGAGGCCAAGTTCGCTCAGCCCCGGTATGATCGGAGAGGATAATGGAAGTTGA
- a CDS encoding universal stress protein, translating into MTHKQDIPSFEWSWSDAPILLPLAFESREWNAVNIAFFLAEYSGSQVNILHVSSRTDNTGKRDEFLKKLEQIAAELKVKYSVNYVETKSAEPGVSEIADTIVSQSEKMSCQAIVMSANRESFFREFFGRISDKVARKSKRTVLLVETPHPNITVPKEPSKILIPVLRDEYDPSAYVVAAALSSTATTARSELVAARVVYLPPTIPLDAVDVSKSLRRLEQNFSYRVASSIKNLGRLFTPKILPVRDIGKDVNNYAQEIEADAIILCNHKPSSFRKLLPREEYDIVGNATRVVLVVFPKDVS; encoded by the coding sequence TTGACCCATAAACAGGATATCCCATCCTTTGAGTGGAGCTGGAGCGACGCGCCTATCCTGCTGCCCTTAGCCTTTGAATCTAGAGAATGGAACGCGGTGAACATCGCGTTTTTCCTAGCTGAGTACTCCGGCTCGCAGGTCAACATACTGCACGTGAGCTCCAGAACAGATAACACTGGAAAGAGAGATGAGTTCCTGAAAAAGCTCGAGCAGATTGCGGCTGAACTGAAGGTCAAATACAGCGTAAACTATGTGGAGACAAAATCAGCTGAGCCTGGTGTCTCCGAGATAGCTGACACAATAGTTTCGCAATCTGAAAAGATGAGCTGCCAAGCCATCGTTATGTCGGCTAATCGAGAATCGTTCTTCCGCGAATTCTTCGGAAGAATCTCCGACAAGGTGGCGAGAAAATCCAAGCGTACAGTTCTCCTCGTCGAAACACCTCACCCCAACATCACCGTACCTAAGGAACCCTCCAAAATCCTCATCCCCGTGCTTAGAGACGAATATGATCCTAGTGCATACGTAGTGGCTGCAGCACTCTCCAGCACCGCAACCACTGCACGCTCAGAGCTTGTTGCTGCCCGAGTTGTCTATCTGCCTCCAACTATCCCGCTTGATGCAGTGGATGTGTCGAAGAGCCTTAGGCGGCTTGAACAGAACTTCTCATACCGTGTAGCATCCAGTATCAAGAATCTAGGCCGCCTCTTCACACCAAAGATCTTACCCGTAAGAGACATAGGGAAGGATGTAAACAACTATGCGCAGGAGATAGAAGCAGATGCAATAATCCTATGCAACCATAAACCGTCCAGCTTCCGCAAACTTCTACCGCGAGAAGAGTACGACATAGTCGGGAACGCTACCCGCGTCGTACTGGTCGTGTTCCCAAAAGACGTTAGTTAG
- the prf1 gene encoding peptide chain release factor aRF-1 yields MSNQADSVSLYKIKKLLSSLSSKRGRGTELVSLYVPPSKALHEVITNLKDEYGTASNIKSDTTRNHVQDALTRTMQRLKLYKEPPKTGIVIFAGAIAGDAPPGSEPIEVYEIIPHETVQTYLYRCDDHFHLEHLREMIREKKAIGILSIDASETGIGIVSGDRVDVIKVLTSGVAGKHRAGGQSARRFERMREMELTGYYHRIADHAKKIFLDDYAVQGLIVGGPGPTKSNFLKEEYLDYRLQNNVLAVLDTSYAGEEGVRETLERSADVLQGVRLMEEKRLVQNFLREVNKSQGLAIYGLKDVEDALLKAAADTVLIVDDIGMTRLRVICKHCGKNEVRIVGRDTYMDEKQKMIGAVCPQCGSPDRVLEENDIIEYFADLGTDSAAKIEVISSKTEEGRMLKSFSGIAAILRYKQ; encoded by the coding sequence ATGAGCAACCAAGCAGACTCTGTATCACTCTATAAGATCAAAAAACTCCTCTCCAGCCTCTCTTCGAAGAGGGGTAGGGGAACTGAACTGGTCTCCCTGTACGTTCCTCCGAGCAAAGCATTACATGAAGTAATCACCAACCTGAAGGATGAATACGGAACCGCTTCAAACATCAAGTCAGACACCACCAGAAACCATGTGCAGGACGCACTTACACGCACAATGCAGCGGCTCAAGCTCTACAAGGAGCCCCCTAAGACAGGCATCGTGATCTTCGCAGGCGCAATAGCCGGTGACGCTCCACCGGGCAGCGAACCTATCGAGGTCTACGAAATCATCCCCCACGAGACAGTTCAAACCTACCTCTACCGCTGCGACGACCACTTCCACCTAGAGCATCTCAGAGAAATGATCAGGGAGAAGAAGGCAATCGGCATCCTGAGCATCGACGCCAGCGAAACAGGCATCGGCATCGTCTCAGGAGACAGGGTTGACGTGATCAAGGTTCTCACATCAGGTGTCGCAGGGAAGCATCGCGCAGGCGGACAGTCAGCCCGCAGGTTCGAAAGAATGCGAGAAATGGAGTTAACCGGCTACTATCACCGCATCGCTGATCACGCCAAGAAGATATTTCTCGACGACTATGCTGTGCAAGGGCTTATTGTAGGCGGCCCCGGCCCCACGAAAAGCAACTTCCTGAAGGAGGAGTATCTTGACTACCGTCTCCAAAACAATGTGTTGGCTGTGCTGGACACCTCTTACGCAGGTGAAGAAGGTGTTCGCGAGACACTTGAACGCTCAGCCGATGTTCTTCAAGGAGTGCGGCTGATGGAGGAGAAGCGGCTCGTCCAGAACTTCCTGAGAGAGGTAAACAAGTCTCAGGGCCTCGCAATATACGGATTGAAAGATGTCGAAGACGCTTTGTTGAAAGCAGCTGCCGACACCGTCCTCATCGTTGACGACATCGGGATGACCCGTCTCAGAGTCATCTGCAAGCACTGCGGGAAGAATGAGGTCAGAATCGTCGGCAGAGATACCTACATGGATGAGAAGCAGAAGATGATAGGCGCGGTCTGCCCTCAATGCGGAAGCCCAGACAGAGTACTTGAAGAGAATGATATCATTGAGTATTTCGCTGACTTGGGAACAGACTCGGCGGCGAAGATCGAGGTTATCTCTTCAAAGACAGAGGAGGGGCGAATGCTTAAGAGCTTCAGCGGCATCGCAGCCATTCTAAGATACAAGCAGTAG
- a CDS encoding AbrB/MazE/SpoVT family DNA-binding domain-containing protein, producing the protein MNSRVTKKGQVTIPSVMRRKYRIAEGTTVTFEETSEGLVIKPLPDIVDSAGKLSMYACADEVLKNVLKQREEEAVR; encoded by the coding sequence ATGAACTCAAGGGTTACGAAGAAAGGCCAAGTAACAATTCCTTCAGTGATGAGAAGGAAGTATCGGATAGCGGAAGGCACTACAGTAACGTTTGAGGAGACAAGCGAAGGTCTAGTAATCAAGCCGCTTCCTGACATCGTTGACTCCGCTGGCAAGTTATCAATGTATGCATGTGCTGACGAGGTTCTGAAGAATGTCTTGAAACAGCGAGAAGAAGAGGCAGTCAGGTAG
- the dinB gene encoding DNA polymerase IV, whose amino-acid sequence MPRIVFHVDMDSFYTAVEKRERPELKDKPVIIIEGPQHNLERGAVAACSYEARRFGVKSGIAASAAHRLCPDGVYLKPNHTLYEAVSSRIMDILRDYADIVEEASIDEAYLDITSSTPDYTAAEKTAREIKRAIKRKEYLTCSIGVAPNKTIAKIASDYQKPDGLTVVTPEEALKFLEPLPVDKIPGVGRKTTEELNGLGVKTIGDLARASKTVLVQRFGKNGAWMWDAANGVDETPVQEVEKKSIGRLRTLDEDTKDWEKLRKALEPMIDEVHRQAEEEGFLYQNIGVTVIFEDYQTRSKSKTLREHTSSKQAMAETAQHLVRAFESDPRKIHRIGIKVANLKQKQQYGETPLDKFL is encoded by the coding sequence ATGCCGCGGATAGTCTTCCACGTAGACATGGACTCTTTCTACACTGCAGTAGAGAAACGTGAGAGGCCGGAGCTGAAGGACAAACCGGTAATCATCATCGAAGGCCCGCAGCATAATCTTGAGCGAGGCGCAGTAGCCGCCTGCAGCTACGAGGCGAGACGCTTCGGAGTCAAATCCGGAATAGCCGCCTCAGCCGCTCACCGACTGTGCCCAGACGGCGTATATCTGAAACCGAACCACACGCTCTACGAAGCGGTGTCCAGCCGCATCATGGACATTCTCAGAGACTACGCGGACATAGTTGAAGAGGCAAGCATCGACGAAGCCTACCTCGACATCACCAGCAGCACACCCGACTACACAGCGGCGGAGAAGACCGCCCGCGAAATAAAACGAGCAATAAAACGGAAGGAGTATCTAACCTGCAGCATCGGAGTCGCCCCCAACAAAACCATCGCCAAAATCGCATCCGACTACCAGAAGCCCGACGGCTTAACAGTAGTCACCCCCGAGGAAGCATTGAAGTTCCTCGAACCGCTACCTGTCGATAAAATCCCCGGTGTTGGTCGAAAAACCACTGAAGAACTCAATGGTCTAGGCGTCAAAACCATCGGTGACCTAGCCCGTGCATCCAAAACCGTTCTGGTGCAGCGCTTCGGCAAGAACGGGGCCTGGATGTGGGATGCCGCTAACGGTGTTGACGAAACCCCTGTGCAGGAGGTTGAGAAGAAATCCATAGGCAGGCTACGCACCCTCGACGAGGACACCAAGGACTGGGAGAAGCTCCGGAAAGCCCTTGAACCCATGATTGACGAAGTGCACAGGCAAGCTGAGGAGGAGGGCTTCCTCTACCAGAACATCGGGGTAACAGTGATCTTCGAAGACTACCAGACCCGCAGCAAATCCAAAACCCTCCGAGAACACACCTCATCCAAACAAGCCATGGCGGAAACCGCCCAACACCTCGTTCGCGCCTTCGAATCCGATCCACGTAAAATCCACCGCATAGGCATCAAGGTCGCCAACCTGAAGCAGAAGCAGCAGTACGGCGAAACTCCCCTAGACAAATTTCTATAG
- a CDS encoding helix-turn-helix domain-containing protein, whose protein sequence is MAILSRMANPMSVNDVSKTFNIPLSTAYKYVTALRDAGLVVVKKSVVRDTGSKYSLFESTVKSVLVTFGEKGSVDVDVVLNNDVTEKFMRYWRRLGEA, encoded by the coding sequence TTGGCTATTCTTAGCCGCATGGCTAATCCTATGTCGGTCAATGATGTTAGTAAAACATTTAACATCCCGCTCAGTACCGCTTACAAATACGTTACTGCGCTTAGAGACGCCGGGTTGGTTGTTGTTAAAAAATCGGTTGTTAGAGACACAGGTTCTAAATACAGTCTTTTTGAGAGCACGGTGAAATCTGTCCTAGTAACTTTTGGAGAGAAAGGCTCTGTGGATGTTGATGTTGTTCTCAATAATGATGTTACAGAAAAGTTCATGCGGTACTGGAGGCGGCTGGGTGAGGCATAA
- a CDS encoding ethylbenzene dehydrogenase-related protein has protein sequence MSAASRMNITIAIAAIAVIIAATGLVLPGQKGETGPAGPTGPAGSQGSTGSQGPAGPAGSQGPAGAQGPAGPAGPQGSQGAQGAQGPAGAAGVGVESSTLKATHTIATPSLDGAVDPVWLKAPPLVVQVKNGANLANGSTTVQMRALYSKDTLYILAQWTDPTQSSRRTPWQMQANGTWKQLVPAGENNLYYEDKAAILWSINNTIAGFDKTGCAVTCHPGETKLYGNMYTPAAGQVGDMWHWKSVRTGPVGQVDDQYLDSTRFNATTSPEAGRKSDPKTAGGYADNVNAAKNGPKYGLPNNQPAPPYFIFDSQKVPIDASKYKAGDEVPGIVIAPLVGDRGDIKAGMIWKDGVWTLEISRKLVTGSKYDVQFSSLTGNYFFGFAVFDNAQVRHAWTDVPLKLVFQSGEAGVAGIPAIPASHEGRTTCKACHETGIAGAPAFPSSPDHKSFEDIRAVCSTCHGE, from the coding sequence ATGTCAGCCGCATCTAGAATGAATATTACAATTGCAATCGCAGCAATAGCAGTTATTATTGCCGCAACAGGCCTAGTGTTACCCGGTCAGAAAGGTGAAACAGGTCCAGCTGGTCCCACAGGTCCAGCAGGGTCTCAAGGATCCACCGGTTCTCAAGGTCCAGCTGGTCCCGCTGGCTCTCAAGGTCCAGCCGGTGCCCAAGGTCCAGCTGGTCCGGCTGGACCCCAAGGGTCTCAGGGTGCCCAAGGTGCTCAGGGTCCAGCTGGTGCAGCAGGAGTTGGTGTTGAGTCTTCCACCCTGAAGGCCACTCACACCATCGCTACGCCGTCACTGGACGGTGCTGTAGACCCGGTATGGCTAAAGGCTCCTCCATTAGTCGTGCAAGTAAAGAATGGAGCTAATCTCGCTAACGGTTCTACAACCGTTCAAATGAGGGCTCTCTACAGTAAAGACACATTGTACATTCTGGCTCAATGGACTGATCCTACTCAATCATCCAGAAGAACTCCTTGGCAAATGCAGGCTAACGGCACTTGGAAGCAGTTGGTGCCTGCTGGTGAAAACAATCTATACTATGAAGATAAGGCAGCTATTCTCTGGAGTATCAACAACACTATAGCTGGCTTCGATAAAACGGGATGCGCAGTCACCTGCCACCCAGGTGAAACCAAGTTATATGGAAACATGTACACACCAGCTGCAGGTCAAGTTGGTGATATGTGGCACTGGAAGAGTGTCCGAACCGGTCCCGTAGGCCAAGTGGATGACCAGTACCTGGACAGCACCCGATTCAACGCTACCACCTCACCAGAAGCTGGAAGGAAGAGTGATCCGAAGACTGCAGGAGGATACGCTGATAACGTCAACGCTGCAAAGAATGGGCCTAAGTATGGTCTCCCAAACAACCAGCCTGCTCCACCGTATTTTATCTTCGACTCTCAGAAGGTGCCGATCGATGCGTCCAAGTACAAAGCAGGTGACGAAGTCCCAGGAATCGTAATTGCCCCATTAGTGGGTGACAGAGGCGACATCAAGGCAGGTATGATATGGAAAGACGGCGTCTGGACACTTGAAATCAGCAGAAAGCTAGTAACTGGCTCCAAATACGATGTTCAATTCTCCAGCCTAACAGGGAATTACTTCTTCGGATTTGCCGTCTTCGATAACGCACAAGTCCGCCACGCTTGGACAGACGTACCTCTCAAACTGGTCTTCCAGTCCGGAGAAGCAGGAGTAGCTGGAATCCCAGCAATACCCGCATCCCATGAGGGACGAACGACTTGCAAGGCCTGTCACGAAACAGGTATAGCAGGTGCACCCGCATTCCCCAGCAGCCCAGATCACAAATCATTCGAAGACATACGTGCAGTGTGCTCAACATGTCACGGCGAGTAA
- a CDS encoding nickel/cobalt transporter, with the protein MVDSAYIAVALVGLLHGLEPGHGWPIATIYATRSSHPLFRGFISSWVISMAHLISSVAVVVPFVLLKTYAGFTLPYVNIIAGFAMILLSFKMLLEKKGEEAQHYHLHEDFEGEHEHEHVHPDGSKHSHKHKHAEKVALTLSSIAVFALILGFAHDEEFMLLSLAVAGVDPLLLMITYSLAVMTGLIGVSMVAIRIYKVFEPKFKRYEHLLPKISGLILLVLGITLLLGLR; encoded by the coding sequence ATGGTTGATTCTGCGTATATTGCTGTAGCTCTTGTTGGTCTTCTGCACGGCTTGGAGCCGGGGCACGGGTGGCCAATCGCTACGATATACGCTACTAGGTCTTCTCACCCGCTTTTCCGCGGTTTCATCAGCTCTTGGGTGATTTCGATGGCTCACCTGATTTCTTCTGTAGCGGTGGTTGTGCCGTTCGTTCTGCTGAAGACTTATGCGGGTTTCACTTTGCCTTATGTGAACATTATAGCCGGGTTCGCTATGATACTCTTATCGTTCAAGATGCTGCTTGAAAAGAAGGGTGAGGAGGCTCAGCACTACCATTTGCATGAGGATTTCGAAGGCGAGCATGAGCATGAGCATGTTCACCCGGACGGCTCAAAACACAGCCATAAACACAAGCACGCGGAGAAGGTCGCTCTTACACTCTCAAGCATAGCGGTGTTTGCTCTGATACTGGGATTCGCGCATGATGAGGAGTTTATGCTGCTGTCGTTGGCGGTCGCAGGAGTAGATCCGCTGCTCCTAATGATTACCTACTCTTTAGCGGTGATGACTGGGTTAATCGGAGTCTCGATGGTCGCCATAAGGATCTACAAGGTGTTTGAGCCTAAATTTAAGAGATACGAGCATCTCCTACCTAAGATCAGCGGACTGATACTTCTCGTCCTAGGTATCACTCTTCTCCTTGGTCTACGGTAG
- a CDS encoding antibiotic biosynthesis monooxygenase, translating to MKGEVPTSKVREFEAGYAALKKEPLPQGLEQSYLLKNSEKPETYIIVSIWESREALEKMRSSGSAPAAPTLFKKFGATPQLEIHKMVNAIRNPSEERKYLSTVDQGEE from the coding sequence GTGAAAGGTGAAGTTCCAACCTCTAAAGTACGTGAGTTTGAAGCAGGCTACGCCGCTCTCAAGAAGGAGCCTCTTCCACAGGGTCTAGAGCAGTCCTACCTGTTAAAGAACAGTGAGAAGCCTGAAACATACATCATCGTAAGCATCTGGGAGAGCCGTGAAGCCCTTGAAAAAATGAGAAGCAGCGGCAGCGCACCCGCAGCTCCAACACTATTCAAAAAATTCGGCGCCACACCGCAGCTAGAGATACATAAGATGGTTAACGCAATCCGTAACCCCAGTGAGGAGAGAAAATACCTCTCTACCGTAGACCAAGGAGAAGAGTGA
- a CDS encoding TFIIB-type zinc ribbon-containing protein, producing MKVQVCPYCHKAEISLFLGGYGGIMYRCGNCGYVGPVVVEMSSEEYEKMTLKKRKGKRKKIDQE from the coding sequence ATGAAGGTTCAGGTTTGCCCTTACTGCCATAAGGCTGAGATCAGCCTGTTCCTCGGCGGGTACGGCGGAATCATGTATCGCTGCGGCAACTGCGGCTATGTCGGCCCAGTAGTGGTTGAGATGAGCAGCGAAGAGTATGAGAAAATGACGTTGAAAAAAAGGAAGGGTAAGCGGAAGAAAATAGATCAAGAATGA
- a CDS encoding DUF1295 domain-containing protein, with amino-acid sequence MGVDLWGTRTLTAQQSLGEKGKIITDGPYRYTRNPQYVGFTLLYIGVILVTSSLLALVTGTFLIFLFLIAPFSEEP; translated from the coding sequence TTGGGAGTTGACCTTTGGGGAACCAGAACATTAACTGCACAGCAAAGCCTTGGCGAAAAAGGAAAGATAATCACCGACGGCCCTTACCGTTACACACGAAACCCACAATACGTAGGCTTCACACTCTTGTACATCGGAGTAATATTAGTAACATCATCACTCTTGGCTTTGGTTACAGGAACCTTCCTTATCTTCCTGTTTTTAATCGCTCCCTTCAGCGAGGAACCGTGA
- the trpE gene encoding anthranilate synthase component I translates to MTIFGSATTAKQACKVAFRRLHTRKSPSELFHSLQQRHEYVYLLESVTGPRKLAEYSFIGFEPHHTVTVKDRKLIVTDTASGETTTQTAADPVAHLRALLASNHVVETTPRLLGGAVGYLSYDAIRYWERLPDKTLDDSHYPDAEFALYDDGVIFNHQTQQIHYYTIGADRSRELPLEASGEKPEPLSHSEPERNLNQTRYEEMVLKAKEYISAGDIFQTVLSQRLHTTLRGDPHAFYEALHSTNPSPYMYHLKMGERRIIGSSPEMLIRVEKDVVETFPIAGTRPRTSDTSRNQLLAQELIADPKDRAEHVMLVDLARNDLGRISRYGTVKTTEFMQIHEYSHVQHIVSHVCGRLRPEYDAYDALRAVFPAGTVSGAPKIRAMEIIDELEPTRRGPYAGAVGYFSYNGNSDFAITIRTLTTNREHAYVQAGAGIVADSDPTKEWMETRDKAAALVNALNLASQQETVKK, encoded by the coding sequence GTGACTATCTTTGGCTCCGCTACCACTGCGAAGCAGGCGTGTAAAGTAGCTTTCCGACGTCTCCACACTCGAAAATCTCCATCTGAACTTTTCCATTCTCTTCAGCAGCGGCATGAATACGTGTATCTGCTTGAATCTGTGACGGGTCCGCGTAAGCTTGCTGAATACAGCTTCATCGGCTTCGAACCTCACCACACAGTCACGGTCAAAGACCGCAAACTAATCGTAACAGACACCGCCAGCGGCGAAACAACTACGCAAACGGCCGCTGATCCAGTGGCGCATCTTAGAGCTCTTCTAGCCTCAAACCACGTAGTTGAGACTACTCCGCGGCTGCTCGGCGGCGCAGTCGGATACCTCAGCTATGATGCTATACGTTACTGGGAGCGGCTGCCCGATAAGACGCTTGACGACTCTCACTACCCGGACGCTGAGTTCGCTCTCTACGATGACGGTGTCATCTTCAACCACCAGACCCAGCAGATCCACTACTACACTATTGGAGCAGACCGTTCACGCGAACTCCCCCTAGAAGCTTCAGGTGAGAAGCCTGAGCCTCTATCTCACAGCGAACCGGAGCGTAACCTTAACCAGACGCGGTACGAGGAGATGGTTCTAAAGGCTAAAGAGTACATTTCAGCCGGCGACATCTTCCAAACCGTATTATCTCAGCGGCTCCACACAACTCTCCGAGGTGATCCGCACGCCTTCTACGAAGCGCTTCACAGCACCAACCCGTCACCCTACATGTATCATTTGAAGATGGGTGAACGCCGAATAATAGGTTCAAGCCCCGAGATGCTTATCCGCGTCGAAAAAGACGTGGTCGAAACCTTCCCGATAGCAGGCACCCGCCCCCGAACCAGCGACACCAGCAGAAACCAGCTGCTCGCACAGGAACTCATCGCCGACCCTAAAGACCGCGCCGAACACGTAATGCTCGTCGATCTCGCTAGGAACGATCTGGGGAGAATCAGCCGCTACGGCACCGTCAAAACAACCGAGTTCATGCAGATACACGAATACAGTCATGTGCAGCACATCGTCTCCCATGTCTGCGGGAGGCTGAGACCTGAGTATGACGCGTATGATGCGCTGCGCGCTGTTTTTCCAGCAGGCACCGTCTCAGGCGCCCCGAAGATCCGCGCAATGGAGATTATTGATGAGCTTGAACCGACTCGAAGAGGCCCTTATGCGGGCGCAGTCGGCTACTTCTCCTACAACGGCAACTCAGACTTCGCCATCACCATCCGCACCCTCACCACTAACCGTGAACACGCCTACGTTCAGGCGGGCGCAGGAATAGTCGCTGACTCCGACCCCACTAAGGAGTGGATGGAGACCCGGGATAAAGCAGCAGCCCTAGTTAACGCTCTAAACCTAGCGTCGCAGCAAGAGACGGTGAAGAAGTAA
- a CDS encoding aminodeoxychorismate/anthranilate synthase component II: protein MKTLLIDNYDSFTYNLVQQVGELGSEPHVYRNDQITLEQVKKLEPDNIILSPGPGTPVDPHFFGVCSDIIRHLSPTIPTLGVCLGHQGIIHIYGGTITRAGRLMHGKVSRISHDGQDIFEGLENPFTATRYHSLVGERLTIPSTLEVAATSLDDKEVMAVRHKSHPVYGIQFHPESILTTEGLKLVQNFLKMSRI from the coding sequence TTGAAGACCCTCTTAATCGATAATTACGACTCCTTCACCTACAACCTAGTGCAGCAGGTCGGCGAACTCGGATCAGAGCCGCACGTATACCGTAACGACCAGATAACTCTCGAACAGGTGAAGAAGCTGGAGCCTGACAACATCATACTGTCCCCGGGCCCCGGAACTCCTGTTGACCCACATTTCTTCGGGGTCTGCTCAGACATCATACGCCACCTCAGCCCCACAATCCCTACTCTCGGTGTCTGCCTAGGTCATCAAGGCATAATCCACATTTACGGCGGAACTATAACACGAGCCGGGCGGCTAATGCACGGCAAGGTCAGCCGGATAAGCCATGACGGCCAGGACATCTTTGAAGGGTTAGAGAACCCCTTCACCGCCACCAGATACCATTCTCTGGTGGGTGAACGCCTCACAATACCTTCCACGCTTGAGGTGGCCGCAACCTCTCTCGACGATAAGGAGGTGATGGCGGTGAGGCATAAATCGCACCCGGTCTACGGTATCCAGTTCCACCCTGAATCAATCCTCACCACCGAGGGTCTGAAACTCGTCCAAAACTTCCTGAAGATGAGCCGAATATAG